In Mauremys reevesii isolate NIE-2019 linkage group 8, ASM1616193v1, whole genome shotgun sequence, a single genomic region encodes these proteins:
- the KANK4 gene encoding KN motif and ankyrin repeat domain-containing protein 4 has product MEKADAGNQPSKPAEDKGQPRSLPYSVETPYGFHLDLDFLKYVDDIEKGNTIKRVHIHRKAKQPKFSTLPRNFSLPENRSRAYASSPSKSWTATCSFAQRKASLGAEETTCLITSYDSPQSLTAEEPSYRKKALLAETIRQAEVIHHEEEPGSCRGRPQLLRASSMPAKLLPSKRSEEESQCSKPSQPSALSQPCDGKSFTEIPFSPAKASLDSHYSDSVTLHFPKEPRNVQEQIKVVFQKNEQPEGQQVKAIPELDHQPFEFPRERMQIQFPHQSQHSIVQELLLVTERGGEECYAPQTNKCPELIKDESISSNAPKFIHENENREETELNISEIMPCAPEKSEVRRVWARANEENVDLEPLLCDTVEPSRITALKQQITVLEEQLNSKIEELEQIKVVLKQQDSEIKAKERSIKILASSKAQLEEKLCQENTKETEPSKQDGNVLQYHDAAVNTELMQANTFKEAYDKGVNVNIPVATESVGCGTYGVDNVNLQVKELRRMPVHTAQGLADAYTGVREEGAASLAKQRGTGIDTELPVFTPCFTELKIDEQINDDCQHQRNSCDRQSCAASSLTGESCSRTGRADSNGNKPVFAGDVKQDLTEEENHTEQQDSSAHDPIGQYVKKIQELLQEQWMCLEHGYPELASAIKHPASKLSSIQNQIVNSLNLLLSAYSTQAPSDKENSNTQYQQLEISPTTSLKSIMKKKGYGFHAGGNGTKKNLQFVGVNGGYETTSSEDTSCEDSSSEGNSDSEMERKYDTLEHRQVKAARENKHASSGVSQCTRHEDNEPQELEEITMASIQPETDRCKPSEDFLDGCLLLSKHLSEIRTTNDKHLRRILNAVCQEWFGVSSRKSSSPEVVAAYLKELNAIHPQLLKMIINLADGNGNTALHYSVSYSNFLIVKLLLATGVCDVDHQNKAGYTAVMITPLASADSDEDMEVVLKLLKEGNVNIRASQGGQTALILGVSHDRGDMVKALLSCKADINQQDDNGTSALMVACQHGNVEIAKLLLAHPGCNTTLTDKSGNSALSVALKSAHMEIAELLQAHIEQSRSLVK; this is encoded by the exons ATGGAGAAAGCAGATG CTGGCAATCAGCCATCAAAACCTGCTGAGGATAAAGGTCAACCCAGAAGTCTCCCTTATTCTGTTGAAACACCATACGGCTTCCATTTAGACCTGGACTTTCTGAAATATGTGGATGACATTGAAAAAGGAAATACCATTAAAAGGGTTCACATTCACAGGAAGGCCAAACAGCCAAAGTTCAGCACACTGCCTCGGAATTTCAGCCTGCCTGAGAATAGATCCCGTGCATACGCTTCCTCCCCCAGTAAGAGCTGGACTGCAACCTGTTCATTTGCACAGAGGAAGGCATCACTAGGGGCAGAAGAAACCACCTGTCTTATCACATCTTATGACTCACCACAATCTTTAACTGCAGAGGAGCCAAGTTACAGAAAAAAAGCCCTTTTAGCAGAGACAATCAGACAAGCAGAGGTCATCCACCATGAAGAAGAGCCTGGCAGCTGTAGAGGGAGGCCACAGCTGTTAAGGGCTTCCAGCATGCCAGCCAAACTTCTACCAAGTAAAAGATCAGAAGAGGAAAGTCAGTGCTCCAAGCCTTCTCAGCCCTCAGCACTGTCTCAGCCTTGTGATGGAAAGAGCTTCACAGAAATTCCCTTTAGCCCTGCAAAGGCATCACTGGATTCACACTATTCTGATAGTGTCACATTACATTTCCCCAAAGAGCCAAGGAATGTGCAAGAGCAAATCAAAGTGGTGTTCCAGAAAAATGAGCAGCCTGAGGGACAACAGGTGAAAGCCATCCCTGAGCTGGATCACCAACCCTTCGAGTTTCCTAGGGAGAGAATGCAAATCCAATTTCCACATCAAAGCCAGCATTCCATAGTTCAAGAGCTGCTCCTGGTTACAGAGCGTGGAGGAGAGGAATGCTACGCACCACAGACAAATAAATGTCCTGAATTAATCAAGGATGAATCAATCTCATCAAATGCCCCCAAGTTTATCCATGAAAATGAGAACCGTGAAGAAACAGAATTAAACATAAGTGAGATCATGCCATGTGCACCAGAGAAGTCTGAAGTTAGACGCGTTTGGGCTAGAGCAAATGAAGAAAACGTAGATCTTGAACCTTTGCTTTGTGACACAGTAGAACCCAGCAGGATTACAGCACTGAAACAACAGATCACTGTTCTGGAGGAGCAACTAAATAGCAAAATAGAGGAACTTGAGCAGATCAAAGTAGTGCTGAAGCAGCAGGATAGTGAGATCAAAGCAAAGGAGAGAAGCATTAAAATACTGGCAAGCTCCAAAGCTCAACTGGAAGAGAAACTTTGTCAGGAAAACACCAAAGAAACTGAACCGTCCAAGCAGGATGGAAATGTCCTGCAATACCATGATGCTGCAGTGAACACTGAACTTATGCAAGCAAACACATTTAAGGAGGCCTATGACAAGGGTGTCAATGTTAATATTCCAGTCGCTACAGAATCTGTAGGATGTGGTACCTATGGCGTGGACAACGTGAACTTGCAGGTTAAGGAGTTAAGAAGAATGCCTGTTCATACGGCTCAGGGGTTGGCAGATGCTTACACTGGTGTCAGAGAGGAAGGGGCTGCATCTCTTGCCAAACAGAGAGGAACTGGAATTGACACTGAGCTTCCTGTCTTTACACCATGCTTCACTGAGCTGAAGATAGATGAACAGATCAATGATGACTGTCAACATCAAAGAAACAGCTGTGACAGACAGTCTTGTGCTGCTAGCTCTCTGACTGGAGAAAGCTGTTCAAGAACAGGAAGAGCTGACTCGAATGGAAATAAACCAGTTTTTGCCGGGGATGTAAAGCAAGATCTGACTGAGGAGGAAAACCACACAGAACAACAAGATTCCTCTGCACATGACCCCATAGGCCAATATGTTAAAAAAATCCAGGAGCTTTTGCAAGAGCAGTGGATGTGCTTGGAGCATGGCTATCCAGAGTTAGCAAGTGCTATTAAACACCCTGCATCGAAGCTTAGTTCCATCCAGAATCAGATAGTTAATTCCTTAAACTTGCTGTTATCTGCTTATTCTACCCAAGCACCATCAGATAAGGAGAATTCGAACACGCAGTATCAACAGTTGG AAATCTCTCCAACCACAAGTCTTAAATCAATCATGAAAAAGAAAGGTTATGGTTTCCATGCAGGAGGTAATGGGACCAAAAAGAATCTTCAGTTTGTTGGGGTAAATGGTGG TTACGAAACCACGTCAAGTGAAGACACCAGCTGTGAAGACAGCTCATCGGAAGGAAATTCTGACAGCGAGATGGAGAGGAAGTATGACACTTTAGAGCACAGACAGGTGAAAGCTGCCCGTGAAAACAAACATGCCTCATCTGGAGTCTCCCAGTGCACTAGACATGAAGACAATGAGCCACAGGAACTGGAAGAAATAACAATGGCTAGCATTCAACCCGAGACTGACAG ATGCAAACCCTCAGAAGATTTTCTTGATGGCTGCCTGTTATTGAGCAAACACCTTTCAGAAATAAGGACCACCAACGACAAACATTTG AGACGCATCCTAAACGCTGTCTGTCAAGAGTGGTTCGGAGTCTCTAGTAGGAAATCCTCCAGCCCCGAGGTTGTTGCAGCTTATCTCAAAGAACTCAACGCAATTCACCCCCAGCTACTGAAGATGATCATAAACTTGGCGGATGGAAATGGGAATACAGCTCTTCATTACAGTGTTTCCTATTCCAACTTTCTGATTGTGAAGCTTCTACTAGCTACAG GTGTTTGTGATGTGGACCATCAAAATAAAGCTGGATACACTGCAGTGATGATCACACCACTGGCATCAGCAGACAGTGACGAAGACATGGAGGTGGTCTTAAAGCTGTTGAAAGAAGGGAACGTAAACATACGGGCAAGTCAG